From Vigna unguiculata cultivar IT97K-499-35 chromosome 5, ASM411807v1, whole genome shotgun sequence, the proteins below share one genomic window:
- the LOC114184945 gene encoding protein SRG1-like — MEKFSKVSGTSLLVPSVQELAKQNLVSIPQRYIQPQNHQQMLHISQQPNVGTLQIPVIDMHRLLSQESGTSELDKLHLACKEWGFFQLINHGISSSMVEKVQLEMKDFFNLPMTEKEKFWQTPENIEGFGQAFVLSEDQKLDWADMFYMITLPEHSRMPHLFPQLPLPFRDTLEVYSKKLKDLAMDILGHLAKALGIEEVEIRELFEDGIQMMRMNYYPPSPEPEKVIGLTNHSDPQALTILLQLNEPEGLQIRKDGMWVPVNPLPNSFIVNVGDILEIITNGTYRSVEHRATVNSEKERLSCATFYSPREDAVICPSPCLITDQTPPQFKSIRVDQYFKDFFARKLEGKSNRDYMKIDHPN; from the exons ATGGAAAAGTTCTCGAAAGTATCTGGAACTTCCCTTTTGGTACCATCAGTTCAAGAGTTGgccaaacaaaatttggttagtATTCCACAAAGATACATTCAGCCTCAAAATCACCAACAAATGCTGCATATTTCTCAACAACCTAATGTTGGTACCCTTCAGATTCCAGTTATTGACATGCACAGATTGCTTTCTCAAGAATCTGGAACTTCTGAATTGGATAAGCTTCACCTTGCTTGCAAGGAATGGGGATTCTTCCAG CTGATAAACCATGGAATAAGCTCATCCATGGTAGAGAAAGTGCAGTTGGAGATGAAGGATTTCTTCAACCTTCCAATGACAGAGAAGGAAAAATTTTGGCAAACTCCAGAAAACATAGAGGGTTTCGGACAAGCATTTGTTTTGAGTGAAGATCAAAAGCTTGATTGGGCTGATATGTTTTACATGATCACCCTTCCAGAGCACTCCAGAATGCCCCACTTATTTCCACAACTCCCTCTTCCTTTCAG AGACACTCTAGAAGTTTACTCAAAAAAGTTGAAGGATCTAGCTATGGATATTCTTGGGCATTTGGCAAAAGCATTGGGGATAGAAGAAGTTGAAATAAGGGAATTATTTGAAGATGGGATACAAATGATGAGAATGAATTATTACCCTCCTAGTCCTGAACCAGAAAAAGTGATTGGCCTAACAAATCATTCAGATCCACAAGCTCTCACCATCCTCTTACAACTCAATGAACCAGAAGGACTGCAAATAAGGAAAGATGGAATGTGGGTTCCTGTTAATCCCTTGCCTAATTCCTTCATTGTTAATGTTGGGGACATCTTGGAG ATTATTACCAATGGAACATATCGAAGTGTTGAGCATCGAGCAACAGTGAATTCTGAGAAGGAAAGACTTTCATGTGCAACATTCTACAGCCCTAGAGAAGATGCTGTCATTTGTCCTTCGCCATGTCTGATAACTGATCAAACACCACCACAGTTCAAAAGCATCAGAGTGGATCAGTATTTTAAGGACTTTTTTGCTCGAAAACTTGAAGGAAAGTCCAACAGAGATTACATGAAAATAGATCATCCTAATTAG